From one Acidobacteriota bacterium genomic stretch:
- a CDS encoding mandelate racemase/muconate lactonizing enzyme family protein has protein sequence MFYNRYTSRREMMKSTMALFAAGMLGKGMPTAEAQSAIQNVNKHSSPSTLKITDLRYTVVKKPGPSPCPIIRIDTNQGVYGLGEVRDAANYQYAMVLKSRIMGENPLNVDYMFEKIAQFGGVARQAGGVAAIEMALWDIAGKVYGAPVYQMLGGKWRDRIRIYADTPEADSPQAFAAKAKGRKDMGLTWIKVDIGTDLLKGRPGTLVEPADQHSNEYDKRLPHMFTGNELTDKGIDVYCEYVSAIREAIGYDMPLSTDHLGHIGVNSVIRLGRAYEKFNLEWMEDVIPWWYTDLLKQITDSTTTPTITGEDIYEIADFEKLCSTHAVDKIHPDLATSGGILRTHKIGDMAYRYGVPMAMHFAGTPISCMANVHCAAATRNFLALENHSLDVPWWQDLVNEVDKPIIKHGYILVPDTPGLGVTLNDEVVKQHLAPGVGYFEPTPMWDEKQSFDDQTFS, from the coding sequence ATGTTCTACAACCGCTATACCAGCCGCCGCGAGATGATGAAGTCCACCATGGCGTTGTTTGCCGCCGGCATGCTCGGCAAGGGCATGCCGACGGCGGAGGCGCAGAGCGCGATCCAGAACGTCAACAAGCACTCAAGCCCCTCGACGCTGAAGATTACCGACCTGCGTTACACCGTCGTCAAAAAGCCCGGCCCCAGCCCCTGCCCCATCATCCGCATCGACACCAACCAGGGCGTCTACGGCCTGGGCGAGGTGCGCGATGCCGCCAACTACCAGTACGCCATGGTGCTGAAGTCGCGCATCATGGGCGAGAACCCGCTCAACGTCGACTACATGTTTGAGAAGATCGCGCAGTTCGGCGGCGTCGCGCGGCAGGCGGGAGGCGTTGCCGCGATCGAGATGGCGCTGTGGGACATCGCCGGCAAGGTCTACGGCGCGCCCGTCTACCAGATGCTTGGCGGCAAGTGGCGCGACAGGATTCGCATCTACGCCGACACGCCCGAGGCCGACTCCCCGCAGGCCTTCGCCGCCAAGGCCAAAGGCCGCAAAGACATGGGCCTCACCTGGATCAAGGTCGACATCGGCACCGACCTCCTCAAAGGCCGCCCCGGCACCCTCGTCGAGCCTGCCGACCAGCACAGCAACGAGTACGACAAGCGCCTGCCACACATGTTCACCGGCAACGAGCTCACCGACAAAGGCATCGACGTCTACTGCGAGTACGTCTCCGCCATCCGCGAGGCCATCGGCTACGACATGCCCCTCTCCACCGACCACCTCGGCCACATCGGCGTCAACTCCGTCATCCGCCTCGGTCGCGCGTACGAGAAGTTCAACCTCGAGTGGATGGAAGACGTCATCCCCTGGTGGTACACCGACCTGCTCAAGCAAATCACCGACTCCACCACCACACCCACCATCACCGGCGAAGACATCTACGAGATCGCGGACTTCGAGAAGCTGTGCTCGACGCACGCCGTCGACAAGATCCATCCCGACCTCGCCACCTCGGGCGGCATCCTGCGCACGCACAAGATCGGCGACATGGCCTACCGCTACGGCGTGCCCATGGCGATGCACTTTGCCGGAACGCCCATCTCCTGCATGGCCAACGTGCACTGCGCCGCGGCGACGAGAAACTTTCTCGCGCTCGAGAACCACTCGCTCGACGTGCCGTGGTGGCAGGACCTGGTGAACGAGGTCGACAAGCCGATCATCAAGCACGGATACATCCTCGTGCCCGACACACCCGGCCTCGGCGTGACGTTGAACGACGAGGTCGTCAAACAGCACCTCGCCCCGGGTGTCGGCTACTTTGAACCGACGCCGATGTGGGACGAGAAGCAGTCCTTCGACGATCAGACCTTCAGTTGA
- the mtgA gene encoding monofunctional biosynthetic peptidoglycan transglycosylase yields MWLMAALSLVALRWIDPPTTAVHMQRRVQSWFSPKPYELRYRFVPLEQISPDMQHAVIAAEDGRFYQHHGFDWTEIKIAAAEDKEGERVRGASTLTQQLVKNLFFGTGRSVLRKAAEAGLVPVAELVLGKRRILELYLNVVEWGPGVYGADAACEYYYRVPARRVSRQQAARLAAILPAPLRRRPERMNSYSGIILRRMAQTGW; encoded by the coding sequence ATGTGGCTGATGGCCGCGCTATCGCTGGTGGCGCTACGCTGGATCGACCCGCCGACGACCGCCGTGCACATGCAGCGGCGTGTGCAGTCGTGGTTTAGCCCGAAACCGTATGAGCTGCGCTATCGCTTCGTTCCGCTGGAACAGATCTCACCCGACATGCAGCACGCGGTGATCGCAGCAGAAGACGGGCGCTTCTACCAGCACCACGGCTTCGACTGGACAGAGATCAAAATCGCCGCGGCAGAGGACAAGGAGGGCGAGCGTGTGCGCGGAGCCTCCACCCTGACGCAGCAGTTGGTGAAGAACCTCTTCTTCGGCACAGGCAGATCGGTGCTGCGAAAGGCCGCCGAGGCAGGACTGGTGCCGGTGGCAGAGCTTGTGCTCGGCAAGCGCAGAATTCTCGAGCTGTACCTCAACGTGGTGGAGTGGGGGCCGGGAGTCTACGGCGCGGACGCCGCCTGCGAATACTACTACCGCGTTCCGGCGCGTCGCGTGAGCAGACAACAGGCTGCGCGGCTTGCGGCGATTCTGCCTGCACCGCTGCGGCGCAGGCCGGAGAGAATGAACAGCTACAGCGGGATCATTCTTCGGCGCATGGCGCAGACGGGATGGTGA
- the lipB gene encoding lipoyl(octanoyl) transferase LipB produces MYIHLLQLGRIPYAEGLAMQKRVIDARKAGAIGDTLLLLEHPPVLTLGRNSHRENVVASEELLAARNVELHEINRGGDVTYHGPGQLVGYPIFDLRGEWPGKRGPHLGPVDFMRMLEEAVIRACYDFGVPAQRIAGRTGVWTIAHGDIQEKKLCAMGIHVSQGVISHGFALNVTTDLRDFQLIVPCGITDRAVTSLELEAQATDDPTRQPTMQNAINSTSRNIGRIFERQMIAVNSLDELFSTQP; encoded by the coding sequence ATGTACATCCACCTCCTCCAGCTCGGACGCATCCCCTACGCGGAAGGCCTCGCCATGCAGAAGCGTGTGATCGACGCGCGCAAGGCGGGCGCGATCGGCGACACACTGCTGCTGCTCGAGCATCCTCCGGTGCTCACTCTCGGCCGCAACTCGCACCGCGAGAACGTCGTCGCAAGCGAGGAACTGCTGGCCGCGCGCAACGTCGAGCTGCACGAGATCAATCGCGGCGGCGACGTGACGTATCACGGGCCAGGCCAGCTCGTCGGCTATCCCATCTTCGACCTGCGGGGTGAATGGCCCGGCAAGCGCGGCCCGCACCTCGGCCCCGTCGACTTCATGCGCATGTTGGAGGAGGCGGTCATCCGTGCCTGCTACGACTTCGGCGTACCGGCGCAGCGCATCGCCGGTCGCACCGGCGTGTGGACGATTGCTCACGGCGACATTCAGGAGAAGAAGCTCTGCGCCATGGGTATCCACGTCTCGCAGGGAGTGATCTCGCACGGCTTCGCACTCAACGTCACCACCGACCTGCGCGACTTCCAGCTCATCGTGCCCTGCGGCATCACCGACCGCGCCGTCACCTCGCTCGAGCTCGAAGCACAAGCGACCGATGACCCCACGCGCCAACCCACGATGCAGAACGCCATCAACTCCACGTCGCGGAACATCGGCCGCATCTTCGAACGCCAGATGATTGCGGTGAATTCGCTCGATGAGTTGTTTTCAACCCAACCTTAG
- a CDS encoding TonB-dependent receptor: MKVRTALSSLFFFVLAFSVAWGQTITGSITGTVTDTSGAAVPGAKVVAANVDTGVQTPTTTNGDGVYTLRFLQIGHYKVNITAQGFSSSTAGPFALEVAQEARIDAKLKVGSLNENVEVTTAAPIIDTENPTTGDAITATMATELPVQARNFANLTTLVAGAVAPDPTAHNMVGRSGYNGGFFINGNREQSNNYTLDGMDINESIDNYIGYSPNVDAIGEMHIISGNATAEYGNANGGQVVMVTKSGTNQFHGNAFWFLQNTNLNANSWANKHTSDKASIGPVPALNRSIFGGTLGGPIFRDRVFFFMDYQGARQHNSGVEVRSVATAAMRTGFVPGLGTSVAITNPAAKYLFAHPELYPLPNTPSTNPNGIIGNYRGITAQGVHNDQADVKIDAKLTAKDSVSGRFSIGREGSGYTKVSLPTDTPANNSDPYTGFVLNWTHQIGNTIVNEARAGFGRTRYTNEAADVAGLLGLTGNQKLGIPGTQVAPGITTLDASSSGVDAIGGGSGGGNGVQSDSIVNAFTYGDNVSWQKGRHTLKFGAQALRYQANRNYSGNDGARGFFSYTGDPAATGDAWGDFLTNQAFQYGQGSYTDEWGQRQWRDALFVQDDWKVTQNLTVNLGMRWEWDQPLYEVNNKQTNINLTTGAILFAGKNGNSRALYNAYWGGFMPRVGFAYTPQRFNGKFVVRGGYGLTNFLEGTGANLRLPLNPPFFTDASGKHSLGGAFFQVQNGFPLPPGAGTFSGNVRAWDPNLKPALIQQYNLTTEYEVNNATSLVVAYLGQAGDHLVDPREGNQQKCPTCAFPVSSLPGLGLVSQVSLTESQANMNYNSLQITGRRRLTHGLEFLTNYTWAKSLTNNLGYYGAGGGASASQGAYWQDSYNGPGDYGPAFFDTKHLFSFSGYYDLPFGRGRLYGSNINRFADMALGGWKLGAVASLHSGMPVTVASNTYWLVNQRGDRGNHYRSLKIVNRGVDHWFGTDPSATPCLSDTNNGTCAYGEESSTGFGTAKVGSERAPGYKDLDAALSKSFTIVGERELAFRADFFNVLNTTSLAPPSNSTSSSNFGQITGVVGAERQIQLALKLTF; this comes from the coding sequence ATGAAAGTACGCACTGCTCTAAGCAGTCTCTTTTTCTTTGTGCTCGCCTTCTCCGTCGCATGGGGACAGACGATCACCGGCTCCATCACAGGCACAGTCACCGATACCAGCGGGGCCGCTGTCCCCGGAGCAAAGGTCGTCGCGGCCAACGTCGACACCGGCGTGCAGACGCCTACAACCACCAATGGCGACGGCGTCTACACGCTGCGCTTCCTGCAGATCGGCCACTACAAGGTCAACATCACGGCGCAGGGCTTCAGCTCGTCCACGGCTGGTCCCTTCGCGCTCGAGGTCGCCCAGGAGGCGAGGATCGACGCCAAGCTCAAGGTCGGTTCGCTGAATGAGAACGTGGAGGTCACCACCGCGGCCCCAATCATCGACACCGAGAACCCGACCACCGGCGACGCCATTACGGCGACAATGGCGACGGAGCTTCCCGTGCAGGCGCGCAACTTTGCCAACCTGACGACGCTGGTCGCGGGCGCTGTCGCTCCCGACCCCACGGCGCACAACATGGTGGGCCGCAGCGGATACAACGGCGGCTTCTTCATCAACGGCAACCGTGAGCAGTCCAACAACTACACGCTGGACGGCATGGACATCAACGAGTCGATCGACAACTACATCGGCTACAGCCCCAACGTCGATGCCATCGGCGAGATGCACATCATCTCCGGCAACGCCACTGCCGAGTACGGCAACGCCAACGGCGGCCAGGTGGTCATGGTCACCAAGAGCGGAACCAACCAGTTCCACGGCAACGCCTTCTGGTTCCTGCAGAACACGAACCTCAACGCCAACAGCTGGGCCAACAAGCACACCTCGGACAAGGCCTCGATCGGTCCCGTCCCGGCGCTGAACCGCAGCATCTTCGGCGGCACGCTCGGCGGCCCCATCTTCCGCGACCGCGTCTTCTTCTTTATGGACTACCAGGGCGCGCGCCAGCACAACAGCGGAGTCGAGGTTCGCTCCGTCGCCACCGCTGCCATGCGCACGGGCTTCGTCCCCGGCCTTGGAACCTCCGTGGCAATCACCAACCCCGCGGCCAAGTACCTGTTCGCGCATCCTGAACTGTACCCGCTGCCCAACACCCCCAGCACCAACCCCAACGGCATCATCGGCAACTATCGCGGCATCACCGCCCAGGGCGTGCACAACGACCAGGCCGACGTCAAGATCGACGCCAAGCTGACCGCGAAGGACAGCGTCTCCGGGCGCTTCTCGATCGGCCGCGAGGGCAGCGGTTACACCAAGGTTTCGCTTCCCACCGACACCCCCGCCAACAACTCCGACCCCTACACCGGCTTCGTGCTCAACTGGACGCACCAGATCGGCAACACCATCGTCAACGAGGCGCGCGCGGGCTTTGGACGCACGCGTTACACCAACGAAGCGGCTGATGTCGCCGGCCTGCTCGGCCTGACGGGCAACCAGAAGCTCGGCATCCCCGGCACGCAGGTCGCGCCCGGCATCACGACGCTCGACGCGTCGAGCTCCGGCGTCGACGCCATCGGCGGAGGCTCCGGCGGAGGCAACGGCGTACAGTCCGACAGCATCGTCAATGCCTTCACCTACGGCGACAACGTAAGCTGGCAGAAGGGACGCCACACGCTGAAGTTCGGCGCGCAGGCGCTTCGCTACCAGGCCAACCGCAACTACTCCGGCAACGATGGCGCGCGCGGCTTCTTCAGCTACACCGGAGACCCTGCCGCAACCGGCGACGCATGGGGCGACTTCCTCACCAACCAGGCCTTCCAATATGGGCAAGGCTCCTATACCGACGAGTGGGGCCAGCGCCAGTGGCGCGACGCTCTCTTCGTCCAGGACGACTGGAAGGTGACGCAGAACCTTACCGTCAATCTCGGCATGCGCTGGGAGTGGGACCAGCCTCTGTATGAGGTCAACAACAAGCAGACCAACATCAACCTGACCACCGGGGCCATCCTGTTCGCCGGCAAGAACGGTAACAGCCGTGCTCTGTATAACGCCTACTGGGGTGGCTTCATGCCGCGCGTCGGCTTCGCCTACACACCGCAGCGCTTCAACGGCAAGTTCGTCGTTCGCGGCGGATACGGCCTGACCAACTTTCTCGAAGGCACGGGCGCGAACCTGCGTCTGCCGCTCAATCCCCCGTTCTTCACCGACGCCTCGGGCAAGCACAGCCTGGGCGGAGCATTCTTCCAGGTGCAGAACGGCTTCCCGCTGCCGCCCGGCGCAGGCACCTTCTCCGGCAACGTCCGCGCATGGGACCCCAACCTGAAGCCCGCGCTGATCCAGCAGTACAACCTGACAACGGAGTATGAGGTGAACAACGCCACCTCGCTCGTCGTCGCGTACCTCGGACAGGCCGGCGACCATCTCGTCGACCCGCGCGAGGGCAACCAACAGAAGTGCCCCACCTGCGCGTTCCCCGTCTCCTCGCTCCCCGGACTTGGCCTGGTTTCGCAGGTCAGCCTCACGGAGTCGCAGGCCAACATGAACTACAACTCGCTTCAGATCACCGGCCGCCGCCGGCTGACGCACGGGCTTGAGTTCCTCACCAACTACACCTGGGCCAAGTCGCTCACCAACAACCTCGGCTACTACGGCGCGGGCGGCGGTGCATCGGCTTCGCAGGGCGCTTACTGGCAGGACTCCTACAACGGCCCGGGAGACTACGGTCCGGCGTTCTTCGACACCAAGCACCTGTTCTCCTTCTCTGGCTACTACGACCTGCCGTTTGGACGCGGAAGGTTGTACGGCTCCAACATCAACCGCTTCGCCGACATGGCGCTCGGCGGCTGGAAGCTCGGCGCAGTCGCAAGCCTGCACTCGGGCATGCCGGTCACCGTCGCCTCGAACACCTACTGGCTCGTCAACCAGCGCGGCGATCGTGGAAACCATTATCGTTCGCTGAAGATCGTCAACCGCGGCGTCGACCACTGGTTCGGCACCGACCCATCGGCCACGCCGTGCCTCTCCGATACCAACAACGGCACCTGCGCCTATGGCGAAGAATCGTCGACGGGCTTCGGTACGGCGAAGGTCGGCTCGGAGCGCGCTCCCGGCTACAAGGACCTCGACGCCGCTCTTAGCAAGTCGTTCACCATCGTTGGCGAAAGGGAGCTTGCGTTCCGCGCGGACTTCTTCAACGTGCTGAACACGACCAGCCTCGCGCCGCCGAGCAACAGCACCTCGTCCAGCAACTTCGGCCAGATCACCGGCGTGGTTGGCGCCGAGAGGCAGATACAGCTCGCACTCAAACTCACCTTCTAA
- a CDS encoding PIN domain-containing protein, with translation MIVLDVNLLLYAHMSASPSHAAARKWFEETLSSTTDVGIPLQSAMAFLRITTNQSIPLGRLEMGRALEIVERWLGQPNVRLLYPEEGHWPIFRKMLLEGRASGVLSTDAHLAAITIEYGGTLYTTDADFARFPGLRWKNPLATAR, from the coding sequence ATGATCGTGCTCGATGTGAACCTGCTTCTCTACGCGCATATGAGTGCTTCCCCCTCTCATGCCGCCGCGCGCAAGTGGTTTGAAGAGACGCTATCTTCCACTACTGACGTCGGCATTCCCTTACAAAGCGCAATGGCCTTTCTTCGCATCACCACCAACCAGAGCATCCCTCTTGGCAGATTGGAGATGGGAAGGGCGCTGGAGATTGTCGAGAGGTGGCTTGGCCAGCCGAATGTTCGCCTGCTCTATCCAGAGGAAGGCCACTGGCCAATCTTTCGGAAGATGCTTCTTGAAGGCCGTGCGAGCGGAGTGCTCAGCACCGATGCTCATCTTGCCGCGATCACGATCGAGTACGGAGGGACACTCTACACAACAGATGCCGACTTCGCGCGCTTCCCCGGGCTGCGCTGGAAGAACCCTCTCGCCACAGCCCGCTGA